The sequence below is a genomic window from Ensifer adhaerens.
TCTCTCCTGGAGGAACATCGCCCATGACGCCGCTCAACGCAGCGATCTGCGCTCCATCGCCGATGGTGATGTGACCATTGATGCCTGCCGCGCCGCCAATCTGCACCCCATTGCCGATCTTGGCGCTTCCGGCAATTCCGACTTTGCTCACCAAGGCACAATGGCGGCCGATCTGCACGTTATGGCCAATCTGGACCTGATTATCGATCTTTGTCCCCTCGCCGATCACCGTGTCGTCCATGGTCCCGCGGTCGATGGTGGTTTCGGCACCGATCTCGACGTGATCCTGGATGATAACCCGCCCGATCTGGACAATCTTGATCATGCCGGTCGGACCCGGCGCGTAGCCGAAACCGTCTTGCCCGATGCGCGCGCCATTGTGGATGATCACATTATTCCCAACCAGCGCGCATAGGACACTGGCCCCGCCGGCGATCGTGCATTCGCGGCCAATCCGGACACCGTTGCCAATGATCGCGGATGGACCAATGCGCGTTCCTGAGCCGATCGCGGCGTTTGCGCCAATCACGGCATAGGCCTCCACGGCCACACCCGTCTCCAGCACAGCTGTCGGATGGATAACGGCGAGCGGAGATATGCCGTCAGCCTGGGAAACGGCTTCGGGGCGCACCGCAGAAGGATGCAGGATCTGGCCGGCAAGGGCAAAGGCCGCGTGCG
It includes:
- a CDS encoding UDP-3-O-[3-hydroxymyristoyl] glucosamine N-acyltransferase, with the protein product MFFPRHEGVALGKLAERLGASLNKSEYADILIRSVAPVYRAVEGDVCYMLSRKNRGELETSKASAIICDEALSSLVPDHIPVLVSKNAHAAFALAGQILHPSAVRPEAVSQADGISPLAVIHPTAVLETGVAVEAYAVIGANAAIGSGTRIGPSAIIGNGVRIGRECTIAGGASVLCALVGNNVIIHNGARIGQDGFGYAPGPTGMIKIVQIGRVIIQDHVEIGAETTIDRGTMDDTVIGEGTKIDNQVQIGHNVQIGRHCALVSKVGIAGSAKIGNGVQIGGAAGINGHITIGDGAQIAALSGVMGDVPPGEKVAGQPARPIKEFFREIAERAARSGMRKAKGGEGA